A stretch of Natronococcus sp. CG52 DNA encodes these proteins:
- a CDS encoding alpha-ketoacid dehydrogenase subunit beta: MTAQTEAELETETETMTVREAIRQALREELDRDEDVYLMGEDIGLFGGVLEVTGDLYEEFGEERVRDTPISEAGFMGAATGAAATGTRPVVELMFSDFAGVSMEQIMNQMAKMRYMFGGKAEMPVTVRTTEGGGMGAASQHSGTIHTWIGHFPGLKAVTPGTAAAAKGLTKAAIRSDDPVFVFENKMIYEQKGAVPTDEEFTVPIGEAAVEREGEDATVVATQRLVGESLQTAESLAGDVDTEVIDARSLYPLDTETIVESVRKTGRLIVADESPLSYGTHAEIVARVQEEAFFSLDAPIQRVGTPDTHVPFSPPLEQEVLPDGDDVREAIERVT; encoded by the coding sequence ATGACCGCACAGACCGAAGCCGAACTCGAGACCGAAACGGAGACGATGACCGTCCGAGAGGCAATCCGGCAGGCCCTCCGAGAGGAACTCGACCGCGACGAAGACGTCTACCTCATGGGCGAGGACATCGGGCTGTTCGGCGGCGTCCTCGAGGTGACCGGCGACCTCTACGAGGAGTTCGGCGAAGAGCGCGTCCGCGACACGCCGATCAGCGAAGCCGGCTTCATGGGCGCGGCGACGGGCGCGGCGGCGACCGGCACCCGACCGGTCGTCGAACTCATGTTCTCGGACTTCGCGGGCGTCTCGATGGAACAGATCATGAATCAGATGGCGAAGATGCGCTACATGTTCGGCGGGAAAGCCGAGATGCCCGTGACGGTTCGCACGACGGAGGGCGGCGGGATGGGCGCCGCGAGTCAGCACTCGGGGACAATCCACACCTGGATCGGCCACTTCCCCGGCCTGAAAGCTGTCACTCCCGGCACCGCCGCAGCCGCGAAGGGGCTGACGAAGGCCGCGATCCGATCGGACGATCCCGTCTTCGTCTTCGAGAACAAGATGATCTACGAGCAGAAGGGCGCGGTGCCGACCGACGAGGAGTTTACGGTGCCGATCGGCGAGGCCGCGGTCGAACGCGAGGGCGAGGACGCTACCGTCGTTGCGACTCAACGTCTCGTCGGTGAGTCCCTGCAGACCGCCGAGAGTCTGGCCGGCGACGTCGACACCGAGGTGATCGACGCCCGCTCGCTGTACCCCCTCGACACCGAGACGATCGTCGAGAGCGTCCGGAAGACCGGGCGACTCATCGTCGCCGACGAGAGTCCGCTGTCCTACGGCACGCACGCCGAAATCGTCGCGCGGGTCCAGGAGGAGGCGTTCTTCAGCCTCGACGCGCCCATCCAGCGCGTCGGGACGCCCGACACGCACGTTCCGTTCAGCCCGCCCCTCGAGCAGGAGGTGCTGCCGGACGGCGACGACGTGCGCGAAGCGATCGAGCGAGTGACCTGA
- a CDS encoding NAD(+)/NADH kinase, with amino-acid sequence MARVGLIGNPAAGRDIRRLTGGASVVDNYAKRRVAECVLAGLAAVVEPPDVRVMPDRAGIADHAIDESPAVIDATTLEVPAEGTAADTRRAAARFRESADAVVVLGGDGTTRDVAREIGDVPVVAVSTGTNNVVPTPVDGTVAGVAAALVATGAAPPDAVTDRHGMVEARAETVTGDRRLSALAAAEISSCSFVGTRALLDPGDLRGGVVSRAHPGDIGLAAVAGAVETVAPEDPGGVALRLTDPADASRTVRAVLAPGVTATVGIASVERLEWNDSVRFDVPDGVVGADGERELELTETTAELQVVPDGPRLVDVDAALEAGADADAFEPTRRLPSTED; translated from the coding sequence GTGGCTCGCGTCGGACTGATCGGCAACCCCGCCGCCGGTCGCGACATCCGTCGTCTCACCGGCGGCGCCAGCGTCGTCGACAACTACGCGAAGCGCCGGGTCGCGGAGTGCGTTCTCGCCGGGCTAGCGGCGGTGGTCGAGCCGCCGGACGTACGGGTCATGCCGGATCGGGCGGGGATCGCCGATCACGCGATCGACGAATCGCCAGCGGTGATCGACGCGACGACTCTCGAGGTGCCGGCCGAGGGAACGGCAGCCGACACGCGACGGGCGGCGGCCCGGTTTCGCGAGTCGGCCGATGCCGTCGTCGTTCTTGGCGGTGACGGGACGACCCGCGACGTCGCGCGCGAAATTGGCGACGTTCCGGTCGTCGCCGTTTCCACCGGAACGAACAACGTCGTGCCGACGCCGGTCGACGGGACCGTCGCGGGAGTCGCCGCGGCGCTCGTCGCGACGGGCGCCGCGCCGCCGGACGCCGTAACCGACCGACACGGGATGGTCGAAGCGCGAGCCGAGACGGTGACCGGCGACCGGCGGCTGTCGGCGCTCGCGGCCGCCGAAATCTCCTCGTGCTCGTTCGTCGGGACGCGAGCGCTGCTCGATCCGGGGGATCTGCGCGGCGGCGTCGTCTCGCGGGCCCATCCGGGGGACATCGGTCTCGCCGCCGTCGCCGGAGCGGTCGAGACTGTCGCGCCCGAGGACCCCGGCGGCGTCGCGCTCCGGCTAACCGACCCCGCCGACGCCTCGCGAACCGTTCGGGCGGTTCTCGCACCCGGCGTCACGGCGACCGTCGGAATCGCGTCGGTCGAGCGCCTCGAGTGGAACGACTCCGTTCGGTTCGACGTTCCGGACGGAGTCGTCGGTGCCGACGGCGAGCGCGAACTCGAACTGACGGAGACGACGGCCGAACTGCAGGTGGTTCCTGACGGTCCGCGGCTCGTCGACGTCGACGCGGCGCTCGAAGCCGGGGCCGACGCCGACGCGTTCGAACCAACCCGTCGGCTACCGTCGACCGAGGACTGA
- a CDS encoding 2-oxo acid dehydrogenase subunit E2, whose amino-acid sequence MGYVVRMPKLGLEMERGELLEWTIGEGSTVEEGEVIAEVESEKSVAEVEARENGVLHRTYLEEGESVPPGTPIGIVAPADGDTGDLESEATADLEATDEASTDPSDSATDDERDPAAEIERATGSQPTAADRKISPRARKRAEELDVDLDRVEGTGYDGAVTEDDVENAAGSGGKRGEPDVDASPRARKRAEELGVDLATVDGTGFQGSITEADVEDAAGSTDDFGRNLVEERPFDGMRRTIASRLGESYREAVHVTVHREADAEELFATADAADASLGTDVSVQDVLLLAVSAALEEHPAFNATFEDDVHRIWTEHNVGVAVDIDQGLIAPVLRDVGGKSLESIATERRDLVRAATEGAYTMNELQGGTFTVTNLGVLGVESFDPIINPPQVAILGVGAVAETPVQDATDEVEWQRRLPLDLSFDHRVVDGADAARFLETLVDHLEDPWPLLPDEIGRECTESAAIDGPEMPGRAVTARNPEGMGGTIEAGSFEWSFDEPEDAGGSETGPTPVDVFLGALASCLSLSVRFQADKRDASVDAIDVTTDADPERGSVERLEATVRLETDADDETVDRIVDLGERGCHVSQLLRDDLSVEITWERT is encoded by the coding sequence ATGGGATACGTTGTCAGGATGCCGAAGCTCGGATTGGAGATGGAACGCGGAGAGTTACTGGAGTGGACAATCGGCGAGGGATCTACGGTCGAGGAGGGAGAAGTTATCGCCGAAGTCGAATCCGAGAAGAGCGTCGCCGAAGTCGAGGCCCGAGAGAACGGCGTCCTCCACCGGACCTATCTCGAGGAGGGCGAGTCCGTGCCACCGGGGACGCCGATCGGGATCGTCGCTCCCGCCGACGGCGACACCGGCGACCTCGAATCGGAAGCGACGGCGGATCTCGAGGCAACTGACGAGGCGAGCACCGATCCGTCTGATTCCGCGACCGACGACGAGAGAGACCCGGCCGCCGAAATCGAGCGTGCAACCGGATCGCAGCCGACCGCTGCCGATCGCAAGATCTCCCCGCGAGCTCGAAAACGCGCCGAGGAACTCGACGTCGACCTCGATCGCGTCGAGGGAACCGGATACGACGGAGCGGTTACCGAAGACGACGTCGAGAACGCGGCCGGATCCGGCGGAAAACGAGGGGAACCGGACGTCGATGCGTCGCCGCGGGCGCGAAAACGCGCCGAGGAACTCGGCGTCGACCTCGCAACCGTCGACGGAACGGGCTTTCAGGGATCGATTACCGAAGCGGACGTCGAGGACGCGGCGGGTTCGACTGACGATTTCGGACGGAACCTCGTCGAGGAGCGCCCGTTCGACGGAATGCGCCGAACGATCGCCTCGAGACTCGGCGAGAGTTATCGGGAAGCCGTTCACGTAACGGTTCACCGCGAAGCCGACGCCGAGGAGCTGTTCGCCACCGCTGACGCCGCTGACGCCAGTCTCGGGACGGACGTCTCCGTCCAGGACGTGCTCTTGCTCGCGGTGTCCGCGGCGCTGGAGGAACATCCCGCGTTCAACGCGACGTTCGAGGACGACGTACACCGCATCTGGACGGAACACAACGTCGGCGTGGCCGTGGATATCGACCAGGGGCTTATCGCGCCGGTGCTCCGGGACGTCGGCGGTAAATCGCTCGAGTCGATCGCGACCGAGCGCCGAGACCTCGTCCGGGCGGCGACCGAGGGGGCGTACACGATGAACGAGTTACAGGGTGGGACGTTCACGGTGACGAACCTCGGCGTTCTCGGGGTCGAATCGTTCGATCCGATCATCAACCCGCCGCAGGTCGCCATCCTCGGCGTCGGCGCCGTCGCGGAGACGCCCGTTCAGGACGCGACCGACGAGGTGGAGTGGCAACGACGACTTCCACTCGATCTCTCCTTCGACCACCGCGTCGTCGACGGCGCCGACGCCGCCAGGTTCCTCGAGACTCTGGTCGATCACCTCGAGGATCCGTGGCCGCTGCTCCCGGACGAAATCGGACGCGAGTGCACCGAGAGCGCAGCGATCGACGGCCCCGAAATGCCCGGACGGGCCGTCACTGCGCGTAATCCCGAGGGGATGGGCGGGACGATCGAAGCCGGCTCGTTCGAGTGGTCGTTCGACGAGCCCGAGGACGCCGGAGGCTCGGAGACGGGACCGACGCCCGTCGACGTCTTCCTCGGCGCCCTCGCCTCGTGTCTCTCGCTGAGCGTCCGGTTTCAGGCGGACAAACGCGACGCCTCGGTCGACGCGATCGACGTCACGACCGACGCCGACCCCGAACGCGGTTCGGTCGAGCGCCTCGAGGCGACGGTCAGACTCGAGACCGACGCCGACGACGAGACGGTGGATCGCATCGTCGACCTCGGCGAGCGGGGCTGTCACGTCTCGCAACTGCTTCGGGACGATCTCTCCGTCGAAATCACCTGGGAGCGAACCTGA
- a CDS encoding 2-oxoacid:acceptor oxidoreductase subunit alpha, whose protein sequence is MSDEELIWRVSGGSGDGIDSTSQNFAKALMRSGLDVFTHRHYPSRIRGGHTYVEIRAAGHEVQSRGDGYNFLLALGDSFARNPQEEAYYGNEEIKPLSENLDELREGGVIVYDEGLLTEDDVAELDLEERAEENDWHVYPVDLRGLAKEHGREVMRNTAGVGITAGLLDMELEHIEDLMSDAMGGDVLEANLEILHEAYEMVGDEIEVEHDLRAPTGEHDTEQALLSGSNAIAYGAIDGGCRFIAGYPMTPWTDVFTILSQNFPDIGGVSEQVEDEIAAAALAVGASHAGAKAMSGSSGGGFALMSEPLGLAEMTETPLVLVESMRAGPSTGMPTKPEQGDLEFVLYTSQGDSSRVVFAPGNIEEAYEQTRLAFHIAWEYQIPTIIIYDQKLSGENKNVDVEFFDREPEPGLGSTLTEEELAEAAHDNSGKFKRFQHESENGVSPRSLPGQKDGRYLATGNEHSPVGHISEDPDNRVYQMDRRMQKLESIRTELEEEHESNQTYFGEDDAEYGIITWGSSQGAVQEAVERLNEQGHSVKGLSVSDMMPFAETEVTEFLESVDEAMVVEMNATAQFRGLIQKELGRFGEKMTSLLKYNGNPFEPAEIVEGYEVNVADEDREPTAQVRIEPAAGD, encoded by the coding sequence ATGAGCGACGAAGAACTCATCTGGCGAGTCTCAGGCGGTTCCGGAGACGGAATCGACTCGACGAGTCAGAACTTCGCGAAGGCGCTGATGCGCTCGGGGCTCGACGTATTCACACACCGACACTATCCATCACGGATCCGTGGCGGCCACACGTACGTCGAGATTCGAGCCGCAGGCCACGAGGTACAGTCACGGGGCGACGGGTACAACTTCCTCCTCGCGCTCGGGGACTCGTTTGCCCGCAACCCGCAAGAAGAAGCATACTACGGCAACGAGGAGATCAAGCCGCTCTCGGAGAACCTCGACGAACTCCGGGAAGGGGGCGTCATCGTCTACGACGAGGGTCTCCTCACCGAGGACGACGTCGCGGAACTCGACCTCGAGGAGCGCGCCGAGGAGAACGACTGGCACGTCTACCCGGTCGATCTCCGCGGTCTCGCCAAGGAGCACGGCCGCGAGGTTATGCGTAACACCGCCGGCGTCGGTATCACGGCGGGACTGCTCGACATGGAACTCGAGCACATCGAGGACCTGATGTCCGACGCGATGGGCGGAGACGTCCTCGAGGCCAACCTCGAGATTCTCCACGAAGCCTACGAGATGGTGGGCGACGAGATCGAGGTCGAACACGACCTCCGCGCCCCGACGGGCGAACACGACACCGAGCAGGCGCTGCTGTCCGGGTCGAACGCGATCGCCTACGGCGCGATCGACGGTGGCTGTCGGTTCATCGCCGGCTACCCGATGACGCCGTGGACGGACGTCTTCACCATTCTCAGCCAGAACTTTCCCGACATCGGTGGCGTCTCCGAGCAGGTCGAAGACGAGATCGCCGCCGCCGCGCTCGCCGTCGGTGCGAGCCACGCCGGTGCGAAGGCCATGTCCGGTTCCTCCGGCGGTGGCTTCGCGCTGATGAGCGAACCGCTCGGTCTCGCCGAGATGACCGAGACGCCGCTCGTGCTGGTCGAATCGATGCGCGCCGGTCCCTCGACGGGGATGCCGACGAAGCCCGAGCAGGGCGACCTCGAGTTCGTCCTCTACACGAGTCAGGGCGACTCCTCGCGCGTCGTCTTCGCGCCCGGAAACATCGAAGAGGCCTACGAACAGACGCGTCTGGCGTTCCACATCGCCTGGGAGTACCAGATTCCCACGATCATCATCTACGACCAGAAGCTCTCGGGTGAGAACAAGAACGTCGACGTCGAGTTCTTCGACCGCGAACCCGAACCGGGTCTGGGATCGACGCTCACCGAAGAGGAACTCGCGGAGGCCGCACACGACAACTCTGGAAAGTTCAAGCGCTTCCAGCACGAGAGCGAGAACGGCGTCAGCCCGCGCTCGCTGCCCGGCCAGAAGGACGGTCGCTACCTCGCAACCGGTAACGAACACAGTCCCGTCGGTCACATCAGCGAGGACCCCGACAACCGCGTCTACCAGATGGACCGTCGGATGCAGAAACTCGAGTCCATCCGGACGGAACTCGAAGAGGAACACGAGTCCAACCAGACCTACTTCGGCGAGGACGACGCCGAGTACGGGATCATCACGTGGGGCTCGAGTCAGGGCGCAGTTCAGGAAGCCGTCGAGCGCCTGAACGAGCAGGGCCACTCCGTAAAGGGTCTCAGCGTCTCCGACATGATGCCGTTCGCCGAGACCGAGGTGACGGAATTCCTCGAGAGCGTCGACGAGGCGATGGTCGTCGAGATGAACGCGACCGCCCAGTTCCGCGGCCTGATCCAGAAGGAACTCGGTCGCTTCGGCGAGAAGATGACCAGTCTCCTCAAGTACAACGGGAACCCGTTCGAACCTGCCGAGATCGTCGAGGGTTACGAGGTCAACGTCGCCGACGAGGACCGCGAACCGACCGCACAGGTACGAATCGAACCCGCTGCAGGTGACTAA
- a CDS encoding thiamine pyrophosphate-dependent enzyme — protein sequence MSAFNAIGEEREIDRDEFTPGVEPQPTWCPGCGDFGVLKSLKQALPEVGKNPEEVLTVTGIGCSGKLNSYLDTYGFHTIHGRSLPVARAAKLANPEVEVIAAGGDGDGYGIGGNHFIHTARENHDMTYIVFNNEIFGLTKGQTSPTSPKGHKSKTQPSGSAKSPLRPLSLSLNAGATYVARTAAVNPNQAKEIIKEAIEHDGFAHIDFLTQCPTWNKDARQYVPYVDVQESDDYDFDVHDREEAARMMRETEDVLNEGTVLTGRYYVDDESPSYTQEKQAVGEMPEQPIAERYFDEDGEWERSYDLLDRHK from the coding sequence ATGAGTGCATTCAACGCAATCGGTGAAGAACGAGAGATCGACCGGGACGAGTTCACTCCCGGCGTCGAACCGCAGCCGACCTGGTGTCCGGGTTGTGGCGACTTCGGCGTCCTGAAGTCGCTGAAACAGGCGCTCCCGGAGGTCGGCAAGAATCCTGAAGAGGTGCTGACCGTCACCGGGATCGGCTGTTCGGGCAAGCTGAACAGCTATCTGGACACGTACGGCTTCCACACGATCCACGGCCGTTCGCTGCCCGTGGCCCGCGCCGCGAAGCTCGCGAACCCCGAGGTCGAAGTGATCGCGGCCGGCGGCGACGGCGACGGCTACGGTATCGGCGGGAACCACTTCATCCACACGGCCCGGGAGAACCACGATATGACCTACATCGTGTTTAACAACGAGATCTTCGGGCTGACGAAGGGACAGACATCCCCGACCAGCCCCAAGGGCCACAAGTCCAAGACCCAGCCGTCCGGCAGCGCGAAGTCGCCGCTTCGTCCGCTGTCGCTGTCGCTGAACGCCGGCGCGACGTACGTCGCGCGAACGGCCGCCGTCAACCCCAACCAAGCCAAGGAGATCATCAAGGAAGCGATCGAGCACGACGGCTTCGCCCACATCGACTTCCTGACCCAGTGCCCGACCTGGAACAAGGACGCGCGTCAGTACGTCCCGTACGTCGACGTCCAGGAGTCCGACGACTACGACTTCGACGTCCACGACCGGGAGGAAGCCGCGCGGATGATGCGCGAGACCGAGGACGTCCTCAACGAGGGCACCGTCCTCACCGGCCGGTATTACGTCGACGACGAGAGCCCCTCCTACACCCAGGAGAAGCAGGCCGTCGGCGAGATGCCCGAGCAGCCGATCGCCGAGCGCTACTTCGACGAGGACGGCGAGTGGGAGCGCAGCTACGACCTGCTCGACCGGCACAAGTAG
- the lrpA1 gene encoding HTH-type transcriptional regulator LrpA1, which produces MSTQATEDRILEVLEEDAQASYAEIADRAGVSKPTVRKYINQLEEEGVIVGYSADVDPKKLSSQTIALVGVDVASERYVEATKAIKELEEIEALYSSSGDHMLMAEVRAEDGDALGEIIADELLEIEGVTAAHPSFLQERLK; this is translated from the coding sequence ATGAGCACACAGGCGACGGAGGATCGCATCCTCGAGGTTCTCGAAGAGGATGCACAGGCGTCCTACGCCGAGATCGCCGACCGCGCGGGGGTCTCGAAGCCGACGGTCCGGAAGTACATCAACCAGCTCGAAGAGGAGGGGGTCATCGTCGGCTACTCGGCCGACGTCGACCCGAAGAAGCTCTCGAGCCAGACCATCGCGCTGGTCGGCGTCGACGTCGCGAGCGAACGCTACGTCGAGGCGACGAAGGCGATCAAGGAACTCGAGGAGATCGAGGCGCTGTACAGTTCGAGCGGCGACCACATGCTGATGGCCGAGGTCCGCGCCGAGGACGGCGACGCGCTCGGCGAGATCATCGCCGACGAACTGCTCGAGATCGAGGGTGTCACCGCGGCCCACCCCTCTTTCCTGCAGGAACGACTGAAGTAA
- a CDS encoding HAD family hydrolase, with translation MDGVLLEGPGTPPRVYDRAVDAAIDALGLEPTERQRRDLRDHGYESVETACTALGVDPTAFWRRKEERASRLAADRIQSGERGIYEDVTALSELGERATLALMSNNRHETAAFVADYVSVSFATARGRDPTPAGFRRRKPKPDYLLETLAELDVESGLYVGDRETDVIAAEEAGLEPAYLRRSHNADAPLPTDATYELESLSDLAGIVDERPDG, from the coding sequence ATGGACGGCGTACTCCTCGAGGGGCCGGGCACTCCCCCGCGGGTCTACGACCGCGCGGTCGACGCGGCGATCGACGCGCTCGGACTCGAGCCGACGGAACGACAGCGCCGCGACCTTCGAGACCACGGCTACGAGAGCGTCGAAACGGCGTGTACCGCCCTCGGCGTCGACCCGACGGCGTTCTGGCGCCGAAAGGAGGAACGGGCGTCTCGGCTGGCGGCCGATCGGATTCAGTCCGGGGAACGGGGCATCTACGAGGACGTCACCGCGCTTTCGGAACTCGGCGAGCGGGCGACGCTCGCGCTCATGAGTAACAACCGCCACGAGACCGCCGCGTTCGTCGCGGACTACGTCTCGGTGTCGTTCGCGACCGCCAGGGGACGAGACCCCACGCCGGCCGGGTTTCGCCGACGGAAGCCGAAGCCGGACTACCTCCTCGAAACGCTCGCGGAACTCGACGTCGAGTCGGGGCTGTACGTCGGCGACCGCGAGACCGACGTGATCGCTGCCGAGGAAGCGGGCCTCGAGCCGGCGTACCTCCGTCGCTCGCACAACGCGGACGCGCCGCTTCCGACGGACGCGACGTACGAACTCGAGTCTCTCTCCGACCTGGCCGGGATCGTAGACGAGCGCCCCGACGGGTAG
- a CDS encoding SRPBCC family protein, translating into MPSYEREMRVEAPLEEVWDFHSRVSGLEALTPEWMGLRVESVVGPDGESDPGILEAGSEVTLSTRPFGVGPRQRWTSVITERERTDGTAYFRDEMVRGPFDRWVHTHAFYADGDETLLRDHVEYELPLGELNAAATPFSRIGFEAVFRKRHRLTKERFSRGIR; encoded by the coding sequence ATGCCGTCGTACGAACGCGAAATGCGGGTCGAAGCGCCGCTCGAGGAGGTCTGGGACTTTCACTCCCGCGTCTCCGGTCTCGAGGCGCTGACGCCGGAGTGGATGGGGCTGCGCGTCGAGTCGGTCGTCGGTCCGGACGGGGAGTCGGATCCGGGGATCCTCGAGGCCGGCTCCGAGGTGACGCTGTCGACTCGCCCGTTCGGCGTCGGCCCCCGCCAGCGCTGGACGTCGGTGATTACGGAGCGCGAGCGAACCGACGGCACGGCGTACTTCCGCGACGAGATGGTTCGCGGCCCGTTCGATCGCTGGGTCCACACGCACGCCTTCTACGCGGACGGCGACGAGACGCTGCTCCGCGACCACGTCGAGTACGAACTCCCGCTGGGGGAACTCAACGCGGCGGCGACGCCGTTCTCCCGGATCGGGTTCGAGGCCGTGTTTCGGAAGCGACACCGGCTGACGAAAGAGCGCTTCAGCCGCGGGATTCGATGA
- a CDS encoding nitrous oxide reductase accessory protein NosL — protein MSQHDGRSHTRRRLLGAIGTGATGAVAGCLGRNGGGEDEGEDEDDREHQYATSVEHPGDEPLDFTGEYNCPVCNMTPADYSVWQSQLAHEDGTGAVFDTPGCLFAYYAVPPTDSDVVAAWVTDFETGELIDATEAFFVLVTDDEPVPDEVMGLNPRPFEDRDDAVAYLDEWDAEELTEDDIIGLTDVDREVAAIYRGNRLPDE, from the coding sequence ATGAGTCAACACGACGGGCGATCACACACGCGGCGGCGGCTCCTCGGCGCGATCGGAACAGGAGCGACCGGTGCCGTTGCAGGGTGTCTGGGAAGAAACGGTGGCGGCGAAGATGAGGGTGAAGACGAGGACGACCGCGAACATCAGTACGCGACGTCCGTGGAACACCCGGGGGACGAGCCGCTCGATTTCACCGGCGAGTACAACTGCCCGGTCTGTAACATGACGCCGGCAGATTACTCGGTCTGGCAGTCCCAGCTCGCTCACGAAGACGGAACGGGTGCGGTCTTCGATACGCCGGGCTGTCTGTTCGCCTACTACGCGGTTCCGCCCACGGACTCGGACGTCGTCGCTGCCTGGGTGACCGACTTCGAGACGGGCGAACTGATCGACGCGACCGAGGCTTTCTTCGTACTCGTCACGGACGACGAGCCGGTGCCGGACGAAGTGATGGGGCTCAACCCGCGACCGTTCGAGGATCGGGACGACGCAGTCGCCTATCTCGACGAGTGGGACGCAGAGGAACTGACCGAGGACGATATCATCGGACTGACCGACGTCGACCGCGAGGTCGCGGCGATCTACCGCGGGAACCGGCTCCCCGACGAGTAG
- a CDS encoding DMT family transporter, which produces MKASDLEVTPLVALAFAVFAASTSAILVRWSAAPSSVAAFYRVLFTTAIVAPVALVRYREEFTRLSGRDLGFAIVAGVALAVHFAAWFESLNHTSVAASVTLVQTQPIFVALGAALVLGEYVNREAVVGIAIAIVGAAAMSFGGAGEAPVSDATMYGNALALLGAVTVAGYVLAGRSIRQRVSLFPYVTVVYTACALTLFVLVGAQGHDYVAYPAREWLLFLGMAVGPGVFGHTVVNWVLKHLESVVVSVTWLGEPVGATLLALVLLAEVPDAITVVGGCVVLAGIYVTTIERERRRG; this is translated from the coding sequence GTGAAGGCGTCCGATCTCGAGGTCACGCCCCTCGTCGCTCTCGCGTTCGCGGTGTTCGCCGCCAGCACCAGCGCCATCCTGGTGCGCTGGAGTGCGGCCCCGAGTTCGGTCGCGGCGTTCTACCGGGTGCTGTTCACGACGGCGATCGTCGCGCCGGTCGCCCTGGTGCGGTACCGCGAGGAGTTCACCCGCCTGTCGGGACGCGATCTCGGCTTCGCGATCGTCGCCGGCGTCGCGCTCGCGGTGCACTTCGCCGCCTGGTTCGAGAGCCTGAACCACACGAGCGTCGCCGCCAGCGTTACCCTCGTCCAGACCCAGCCGATCTTCGTCGCGCTCGGTGCGGCGCTCGTCCTCGGCGAGTACGTCAATCGCGAGGCGGTCGTCGGAATTGCGATCGCGATCGTTGGCGCGGCCGCGATGTCGTTCGGCGGCGCCGGCGAGGCTCCCGTCTCGGACGCGACGATGTACGGTAACGCCCTCGCGCTGCTGGGTGCGGTCACCGTTGCAGGTTACGTTCTGGCCGGGCGATCGATCCGCCAGCGCGTCTCGCTGTTTCCCTACGTGACGGTCGTCTACACCGCCTGCGCGCTCACCCTGTTCGTCCTCGTCGGCGCGCAGGGCCACGACTACGTCGCCTATCCGGCCCGCGAGTGGCTGCTCTTTCTCGGGATGGCCGTCGGCCCCGGCGTCTTCGGCCACACCGTCGTCAACTGGGTCCTGAAACACCTCGAGTCGGTCGTGGTGAGCGTCACCTGGCTGGGCGAACCCGTCGGCGCGACGCTGCTCGCGCTCGTCCTGCTCGCGGAGGTGCCGGACGCGATCACGGTGGTCGGCGGGTGCGTCGTCCTCGCCGGGATCTACGTGACGACGATCGAGCGGGAGCGGCGACGGGGCTGA
- a CDS encoding BKACE family enzyme, giving the protein MSYEDYLAGEPLIVTAALTGGVHGKEANPNLPETPAEIGRAAAEVEDAGASVVHLHARRPNGERTFATERFQEIDDAVRRHAADVVIQHSTGGTGAPDAERHLPLRTDPPPEMASLDMGPLNRYDHLTSENTRGLVDSLHEEMVDRGIKPELEVFNDGHLNEVHGLLERRDLADPVYATLIFGPGTLTPPRPQNLLNAVDNLPDGALFNTLGFGKHQLPFATMGILFGGHVRVGLEDNVYYRRGELAERNAQLVERIARLAEELGREIATPAQARSILDL; this is encoded by the coding sequence ATGAGCTACGAGGACTACCTCGCCGGCGAGCCGCTGATCGTCACCGCGGCGCTGACCGGCGGCGTCCACGGGAAGGAGGCGAACCCGAATCTGCCGGAGACGCCGGCGGAGATCGGTCGCGCCGCCGCCGAGGTCGAAGATGCCGGCGCGTCCGTCGTCCACCTGCACGCCCGCCGACCGAACGGCGAGCGCACCTTCGCGACCGAGCGGTTCCAGGAGATCGACGACGCCGTTCGTCGGCACGCCGCCGACGTCGTTATCCAGCACTCGACCGGGGGCACCGGCGCGCCGGACGCCGAGCGCCACCTCCCGCTGCGAACCGATCCGCCGCCGGAGATGGCCTCGCTCGATATGGGACCGCTGAACCGCTACGACCACCTCACCAGCGAGAATACCCGCGGGCTGGTCGACTCGCTGCACGAGGAGATGGTCGACCGCGGGATCAAACCCGAACTCGAGGTGTTCAACGACGGCCACCTGAACGAGGTCCACGGTTTGCTCGAGCGCCGCGATCTCGCCGATCCCGTCTACGCCACGCTCATCTTCGGGCCGGGAACGCTCACGCCGCCCAGACCGCAGAATTTACTGAACGCGGTGGACAACTTACCCGACGGCGCGCTGTTCAACACGCTCGGCTTCGGCAAGCATCAGCTCCCGTTCGCGACGATGGGGATTCTCTTCGGCGGTCACGTGCGCGTCGGTCTCGAGGACAACGTCTACTACCGCCGCGGCGAACTCGCGGAGCGCAACGCCCAACTGGTCGAGCGGATCGCCCGTCTCGCCGAGGAACTCGGCCGGGAGATCGCGACGCCCGCGCAGGCTCGGTCGATACTCGATCTCTGA